From Yersinia hibernica, a single genomic window includes:
- the gloA gene encoding lactoylglutathione lyase, producing MKRLLHTMIRVGDLQRSIDFYTKVLGMRLLRTSENTEYKYSLAFVGYSDESEGSVIELTYNWGVDSYEMGTAFGHLALGVDDVAATCDQIRHAGGKVTREAGPVKGGNTIIAFVEDPDGYKIELIENKSAGHGLGN from the coding sequence ATGAAGCGCTTACTCCATACCATGATCCGCGTCGGTGACCTGCAACGTTCCATCGATTTCTACACCAAGGTATTAGGGATGCGTTTACTGCGTACCAGCGAAAATACCGAGTACAAATACTCGCTGGCATTCGTCGGTTACAGTGATGAAAGTGAAGGTTCAGTGATTGAGCTGACCTATAACTGGGGCGTTGATAGCTACGAAATGGGCACTGCATTTGGTCATCTGGCGCTAGGTGTTGATGATGTTGCCGCCACTTGTGACCAAATTCGTCATGCCGGGGGCAAAGTGACCCGCGAGGCAGGCCCGGTCAAAGGCGGTAATACTATTATTGCTTTTGTTGAAGATCCCGACGGCTACAAAATCGAGTTAATCGAAAATAAAAGCGCCGGACACGGCCTTGGAAACTGA